The Budorcas taxicolor isolate Tak-1 chromosome 5, Takin1.1, whole genome shotgun sequence genome includes a window with the following:
- the DNAJB7 gene encoding dnaJ homolog subfamily B member 7 — protein sequence MVDYYQVLGLERHASPEDIKKAYRKVALKWHPDKNPENKEEAERKFKEVAEAYEVLSHDEKRDIYDKYGKEGLNGGGGSDFDDSSEHGFTFRKPDDVFKEIFRERDPFSFHFFEDSLEDLLSNSRSSDGSRNRGARSFFPTSSEYLVFERFSSYDTSYTPFGSLGHEGLYLFSSLAFDDSGMDNYVTVTTSGKIVNGRNTNTKIIIKDDLERDEDDGELKFFLSNGVAGEEGFAEECSWRRQSFNNYSPKSCSPKHANNDEQGITWVTSNWNPSVFSAGFKESGKRKKKKHKEVQKKKSTKRNR from the coding sequence ATGGTGGATTACTATCAAGTTCTAGGATTGGAGAGACATGCTTCACCTGAGGATATTAAAAAGGCTTATCGAAAAGTGGCACTTAAATGGCACCCGGATAAAaatccagaaaacaaagaagaagccGAGAGAAAATTCAAAGAAGTAGCTGAGGCATATGAGGTATTATCACATGATGAAAAACGGGACATTTACGATAAATATGGCAAAGAAGGATTAAATGGTGGAGGTGGAAGTGATTTCGATGATTCTTCTGAACATGGCTTCACATTCCGTAAGCCAGATGATGTCTTCAAAGAAATTTTTCGTGAAAGGGacccattttcatttcatttctttgaagaCTCACTTGAAGACCTTTTAAGTAATTCAAGGAGCTCCGATGGAAGCAGAAACAGAGGTGCAAGATCCTTTTTCCCTACATCCAGTGAATACCTAGTTTTTGAGAGATTTTCTTCATATGATACAAGCTATACACCATTTGGTTCACTGGGCCATGAgggactttatttattttcttccctggCATTTGATGATAGTGGGATGGATAACTACGTTACTGTTACAACTTCAGGTAAGATTGTTAATGGCAGAAATAccaatacaaaaataattatCAAGGATGACCTAGAAAGAGATGAAGACGATGGTGAGTTGAAGTTCTTTCTTTCAAATGGTGTGGCAGGTGAAGAGGGCTTTGCTGAGGAATGCAGTTGGAGAAGACAGTCATTTAACAATTATTCACCAAAATCTTGCAGCCCCAAACATGCAAACAATGATGAGCAGGGTATAACTTGGGTCACCAGTAACTGGAATCCCTCTGTTTTCTCAGCAGGATTCAAAGAAagtggtaaaaggaaaaaaaagaagcataaagAAGTACAGAAGAAGAAGTCAACTAAAAGGAATCGTTAA